In Novipirellula artificiosorum, the genomic window TGACAAATCAGATCACCGGCCAACCCTATACCGTTGCGGGCAAGGGGCTGTATTTGCGCGGTCGAGTTTTGGAAAAATACCACTCGACCTTGGGCGTTCGTCCTAGCTCTGCGTGGAAGGCTCTGGGGGGCCATGCGATCACGCGAATTATGGGATTGCCAAGCGAATTCAATCCGATCCGCAGCAGTGACCACAACTTTTTTGACGCGGTTCAGGTCCAAATTGATTGTGAATCAATAAAGAGCTCTGCGCTTTTTGCCGTTGCACCGTACCATCAAGTTGAACGTGGGCTGGACGTTGTCCATGAGATCGATCGTTGGACATTGCGTCGCGAGGAGGGCGACGAATTTGAGTTCCCCGAATATTCTTATAAATTTGGGACTCACGCATTTCGAGGTGGTATTCAAACGGACATGATCGCAAGATACACGGTCGGAGAGACGGAATACATACTCAATGCTGCATCCCCCGGAGAGTATCAAAGGGATTTGTTGGATTTTAACCCGACATTGATGCCGATCGTAAAGTCGATGGCAGACCGGATTGTCAGTGGCATTCCCGAAAGGCAGCGGACGCGCACGGAGATTGCCAAACGGTTTGAAGTGTTTCTTAGCGTAACAGGCGGTTTTGAATACACGCTGAACCTGAATGCCACTCCGCAACGTGGAGTCGATCCGATTGAGCAGTTCGTTGGGTTCGACCGACGAGGACATTGCCAGTACTTCGCGTCCGCATTAGCGATGATGTTACGAAGCCAACGCATTCCTGCCCGATTGGTCGTCGGCTACCATACCGAGGACTACAACGAATTGGGAAACTACTACGTTGCGCGTCAATCGCATGCTCACGCTTGGGTGGAAGCGTTGATTCCCCATTCCGAACTGCCTGGGCCGATTTACGGACAACCGGAGATGCCAGAATACTGGCTCCGTCTTGATCCGACGCCCGGATCGAACGTCGAGTCGATCTCGGCCCAACGCGTCGAGAATGTGTTTGATTATGCAAAGACGCTGTGGAAGGGATATGTGGTGGAGGTCAGTGCAAACAAAGCGAATCGCGATTCCGCGTCAAATAGCGAGATGGCAGCGATCTCGACTTCGCGGAATCGAGTGGCGTCATGGCTCGAACGTACCATCGCTCGGATCCGATCGGGCCAACTTGGTGGAGGAACGCTGGCGGGTGGTGGCGGTTTTTCTTGGTCGGCTGCATGCTTGGGCGTTTTGGCGGCAATCGGCATTTTCGGTCTGTTGCGATTGCCGTCCCTTTTGGTACAGCGACACAAGAAGAAGTCCTCGGAGTCGGTTGTCGAATCACCGAGGATTGTGTTTTATGCCAAGGCGTTGAAGTGCCTTGCCAATGCCGGAATCGAACGGGAACGTTGGCAAACGCCGAATGAGTTTGCGCGGTTGGCCGTTGGTCTTGTTGATCGAGATACCTTGGACCCCTCGCAAAGGATCGAGTCGCCGCTTGCAGTATTGACGGATGCGTTTTATCGCCTACGTTTTGGGGCTGAGGGTCCCTCACGCGGTGAATCGACGGAGTCTCAGCAGATCGCCGATGCGCTGCGTCAACTGGATCAACGCATGGATACCTGGATGTCGAAGCAAGACAGTCGGCGAACCCATCGATAGACGCTCGTGAAGCAATTTACCCAGCTGGATGAACACGCGACCAGAACACTTTCGGAGAATACAACTTGTGATCGTGGCGATTGATGGACCAGCGGGTGCTGGCAAAAGTAGCATCGCTCGGCAAGTAGCCAAGCAACTTGGTTTCGAGTTCCTCGATACCGGCGCTCTGTACCGAGCAGCGACGTTGGCGGTGATTCGGGCTCAAATTGATTTTTCCGAGATCGATGCGCTCGTCGAACTGACGGAACGGGTCGAAATCCGCTGGGATGGCCAATGCGTGTTTTTAGGAGACGAAGATGTTTCGACCGCAATTCGAACTCCTACCGTCACCGATGCCATTCGCTTTTTAGCAGACGAACCACGGATCCGCCAACAACTCTCGGCACAGCAACGTCGGATTGCCGAGGATCGAGACATTGTCACGGAAGGTCGTGACCAGGGAGCCGAAGTTTTCCCAGAAGCGGAGTGCAAAATTTTTCTGACCGCATCCCCCGAGGAACGGGCACGACGACGATTGCAACAATTGGTTGCGTCTGGTCGCCACATGAGCGAACAGCAGGTGCTCGCCGC contains:
- a CDS encoding transglutaminase TgpA family protein; this translates as MSLDTKIESLRLKLIERMPRSMVLDGAKDPIAMTAPVAEPLVGGQLRMIFALVSLLGGLVLASDAETHSFALIAIFFSLFGYLFVDWMGFFSLPPMLAYAAMIVSAIFCVSGLVHIDLSASPMIWLEQEQTGNRHLIAVSRLLVLVQAILMLQAKTRRVCEQLCIFCLLELIVAAVFNHAITFGILLIPIGLLLAFGLTLLARDATREQVGSLFCRSVERKDQGLTPSKGLYRSLMVMLVPAVILIAATFFYAIPRTTTASRSQGRGTALVGFSDEVRLQQFGQMLQSNDVAMHIWLTNQITGQPYTVAGKGLYLRGRVLEKYHSTLGVRPSSAWKALGGHAITRIMGLPSEFNPIRSSDHNFFDAVQVQIDCESIKSSALFAVAPYHQVERGLDVVHEIDRWTLRREEGDEFEFPEYSYKFGTHAFRGGIQTDMIARYTVGETEYILNAASPGEYQRDLLDFNPTLMPIVKSMADRIVSGIPERQRTRTEIAKRFEVFLSVTGGFEYTLNLNATPQRGVDPIEQFVGFDRRGHCQYFASALAMMLRSQRIPARLVVGYHTEDYNELGNYYVARQSHAHAWVEALIPHSELPGPIYGQPEMPEYWLRLDPTPGSNVESISAQRVENVFDYAKTLWKGYVVEVSANKANRDSASNSEMAAISTSRNRVASWLERTIARIRSGQLGGGTLAGGGGFSWSAACLGVLAAIGIFGLLRLPSLLVQRHKKKSSESVVESPRIVFYAKALKCLANAGIERERWQTPNEFARLAVGLVDRDTLDPSQRIESPLAVLTDAFYRLRFGAEGPSRGESTESQQIADALRQLDQRMDTWMSKQDSRRTHR
- the cmk gene encoding (d)CMP kinase; translated protein: MIVAIDGPAGAGKSSIARQVAKQLGFEFLDTGALYRAATLAVIRAQIDFSEIDALVELTERVEIRWDGQCVFLGDEDVSTAIRTPTVTDAIRFLADEPRIRQQLSAQQRRIAEDRDIVTEGRDQGAEVFPEAECKIFLTASPEERARRRLQQLVASGRHMSEQQVLAAQNKRDLEDRMRPVGRLRAAEDAVVLNTDGMTPDEVLQEVLGIVRSCMPTGG